In Eubalaena glacialis isolate mEubGla1 chromosome 2, mEubGla1.1.hap2.+ XY, whole genome shotgun sequence, a single genomic region encodes these proteins:
- the GDPGP1 gene encoding GDP-D-glucose phosphorylase 1: protein MAIPHGSNETSYLLPPNKEDWGGHGIPDFVYGQKELVPKGIQWPRNGPSLLDTLPLSRFDSALCLAWRQRMELGLFRYCLGELQTQTLPGAVGFVAQLNVERGVQRRSPQNIRSVRQAFDPEQFNFNQIRPGEVLFRLHREPDLPSALQQDDILVVINVSPLEWGHVLLVPEPARGLPQRLLPGALQAGVEAVLLSSHPGFRVGFNSLGGLASVNHLHLHGYYLAHRLPVEGAPSEPLDPGGLLHLLQALPAPGFLFYTSGPGPDLEALVSRVCRATDYLTDHEIAHNLFVTRGAPPGKTSSSSALTGVRVILWARKSSFGIKEGEAFNVALCELAGHLPVKTSQDFSSLTEAAALAVIRDCLLPPAQAGEVQAALVALIAKEEQ from the coding sequence ATGGCTATTCCACATGGTTCAAATGAAACTTCCTATTTGCTACCTCCAAACAAGGAGGACTGGGGAGGGCACGGCATTCCTGACTTTGTCTATGGGCAGAAGGAACTCGTGCCAAAAGGGATTCAGTGGCCAAGGAACGGACCCAGCCTTCTGGACACACTGCCACTGTCTCGCTTTGACTCTGCCCTCTGCTTGGCCTGGAGGCAGCGGATGGAGCTGGGGCTGTTCCGCTACTGTCTGGGGGAGCTGCAGACCCAAACCCTCCCTGGTGCCGTGGGTTTTGTGGCTCAGCTGAATGTGGAACGAGGTGTGCAAAGAAGGAGCCCCCAGAACATCAGGAGCGTGAGGCAGGCGTTTGACCCTGAACAGTTTAACTTCAACCAGATCCGGCCAGGAGAAGTCCTCTTCCGCTTGCACCGGGAGCCCGATCTCCCCAGTGCTCTCCAGCAAGACGACATCCTTGTGGTGATCAATGTCAGCCCCTTGGAGTGGGGCCACGTGCTGCTGGTGCCCGAACCCGCCCGAGGGCTCCCCCAGCGCCTGCTGCCAGGGGCACTGCAGGCCGGGGTTGAAGCTGTGCTGCTGAGCTCACACCCAGGCTTCCGAGTCGGCTTCAACAGCCTGGGCGGCCTGGCCTCAGTGAACCACCTCCACCTGCATGGCTATTACCTGGCCCACAGACTGCCCGTGGAGGGGGCCCCAAGCGAACCCCTGGATCCTGGGGGCCTTCTGCACCTGCTCCAGGCCCTCCCAgctcctggcttcctcttttACACAAGCGGGCCAGGGCCCGACTTGGAAGCCTTGGTAAGCAGGGTATGTCGGGCCACTGACTATCTGACTGACCACGAGATTGCACATAACTTGTTTGTGACCCGGGGGGCTCCACCTGGAAAGACATCATCTTCCTCAGCCCTCACGGGGGTCCGAGTAATTCTTTGGGCCCGGAAGTCCAGCTTTGGGATAAAGGAAGGCGAGGCCTTCAATGTTGCCCTCTGTGAGCTGGCCGGGCACCTCCCTGTCAAAACGTCCCAGGACTTCAGCAGCCTGACAGAGGCTGCAGCTCTGGCCGTCATCCGGGACTGTCtgctgcccccagcccaggcAGGAGAGGTGCAGGCAGCACTGGTGGCCTTGATAGCCAAGGAGGAGCAGTAA